One window from the genome of Garra rufa chromosome 1, GarRuf1.0, whole genome shotgun sequence encodes:
- the LOC141338485 gene encoding uncharacterized protein codes for MVFIKEESEDMKIEETFRVKHEDAEEQTDIVTVKMESQDLNEMEEKDTKHPDFITGEKSFSFSQTGTTSLFFCQHCGKSFSKKGILKVHLKIHTGEKPYTCQHCGKSFLRTDDLKSHLRVHTGEKPFECGRCGKSFSHKTTFYKHIRIHTGEKPYTCKLCGKTYTQDGNLKIHMRVHTGEKPYSCQHCGKSFISTDNLKSHLRVHTGEKPFVCGQCGKSFSHKTTFSKHMRIHTGEKPYTCDQCGKCFPYADSLKKHMKIHFRESCFNCHQCGLRFRDRSLLKRHTMRHTGQEPFMCNDCGKTFINKANLRTHMRAHN; via the exons atggtgtttattaaagaggagagtgaagacatgaagattgaagaaacattcagagtcaaacatgaagatgctgaggaacaaacag ACATTGTGACAGTGAAAATGGAGAGTCAagatctgaatgaaatggaagagaaagatacAAAGCATCCTGATTTtataactggagaaaaatcttttagtttttcACAGACTGGAACTACAAGTCTTTTcttctgccaacattgtggaaagagttttagtaaAAAAGGAATCCTTAAAGTCCacttgaaaattcacactggagagaaaccgtacacctGCCAACATTGTGGGAAGAGCTTCCTACGAACAGATGATCTTAAGAGTCacttgagagttcacactggagagaagccatttgAATGTGGtcggtgtggaaagagtttctctcaTAAAACAACCTTTTATAAACATATAaggattcacaccggagagaaaccttacacctgcaaactgtgtggaaaaaccTATACTCAAGATGGAAACCTCAAGATtcacatgagagtccacactggagagaaaccttactcctgCCAACATTGTGGGAAAAGCTTCATAAGTACAGATAACCTCAAGAGTCatttgagagttcacactggagagaagccgtttgtatgtggtcagtgtggaaagagtttctcacaTAAAACAACCTTTTCTAAAcatatgaggattcacactggagagaagccttatacatgtgatcagtgtggaaaatgtTTCCCTTATGCAGATAGCCTTAAAAAGCACATGAAGATTCACTTCAGAGAGAGCTGTTTTAACTGCCATCAGTGTGGACTGAGATTCAGAGACAGGAGTCTTCTTAAGAGACACACAATGAGACACACTGGACAAGAGCCTTTTATGTgtaatgactgtggaaagactttcaTTAATAAAGCAAACCTCAGGACTCACATGAGAGCTCACAACTGA